TTTTGAAAAACCAACTGTTGAAATTGAAAAAAATAATGACATTAAAGTTGCCATTCCACCAACAAAAACTAATGCAGTTATACCTCTTTTCTGAAAAGAGGTGTGATGGTGTTTGTGTAATTTGAACACTAATTTCATCCCATACCTTGCTACAATAAAATATTCAAGTGTAAATGCCACTATAAAAGTAAGAGGGAAACTTAACCAAGTCACTTTAATTATATCTGCAGAAAACCCTTGATGGATTGTTGTGTTGTATGCTGTCATTACAAATGCCATAAAGCAAACAAAAATAAATGTATGAATTAAATTTTCTTTTTTATTTTTTATCAAATTCTCACCTTGTGTGCGTGAAAAAATTATACAACATAAGAAAGTTTAACACAAGGAGTGTTTATGTATATCAAAAAAGTTGACATCTTCTTATAGCCACGACATAGTAACAGATAAATGATAAACTTAACGCTATTGTTTTTATTGGCACGTCCCTAAAATGTTGAAAAATATGATGGTCCTGTACCTGAATAGACTGAGGTGCAGGGAAGTTACAGCAAAATAGAGAAACTGTCCAAGTTCGCACCCTAAACAAAACCTTGTTCCAATAAATATAAATACATATTTAACATCTGCAGCTTTTAATATTTATTAAAATCTGTGAAAGGAATAAGATGGAATGGATTATTTTAATAATTGCAGGGTTATTTGAAACAGCTTGGGCGATAGGTCTGAAATACAGTGACGGATTGACCAGATTCTATCCAATGGTATTTACG
This DNA window, taken from Methanomethylovorans hollandica DSM 15978, encodes the following:
- a CDS encoding DUF2798 domain-containing protein, with translation MIKNKKENLIHTFIFVCFMAFVMTAYNTTIHQGFSADIIKVTWLSFPLTFIVAFTLEYFIVARYGMKLVFKLHKHHHTSFQKRGITALVFVGGMATLMSLFFSISTVGFSKDLPLTWISNLAISAVFAYPLVVFVAGPLVGFIFRMIFPEGCIVDIAK